The Benincasa hispida cultivar B227 chromosome 9, ASM972705v1, whole genome shotgun sequence genome has a segment encoding these proteins:
- the LOC120086846 gene encoding protein ENHANCED DISEASE RESISTANCE 2-like, with protein MLPVSQNHRTELSSADDWISESINGGSLRHVDLQTGTNGWASPPGDLFSVRSTEYFTKHQKSPAGDYLLFPAGMDWLKSTSKLENVMAREDNRVSSSLRKAQSAGKSSKSFVFAVNLQIPNKDQYSAVIYFAAEDPIPAGSLLHRFIHGDDSFRNQRFKIVNRIEKGPWIVKKTVGNYSACLLGKSLTCSYHRGSNYFEIDVDIGSSALASAILRLTLHYVDSVTIDMGFVVEAVTEDELPERLIGAIRVSQIEMAAATEVEKAPGTPRLLENGKEDQRQTLSNDEIEEKNL; from the coding sequence ATGCTTCCCGTTTCTCAGAACCACCGGACAGAACTCTCCTCCGCCGACGATTGGATCTCCGAATCCATCAATGGCGGATCCTTACGCCACGTCGATCTTCAAACCGGAACCAACGGCTGGGCTTCACCCCCCGGCGACCTTTTCTCCGTCCGTTCCACAGAGTATTTCACGAAACATCAGAAATCTCCCGCTGGCGATTACTTGCTTTTCCCCGCCGGTATGGACTGGCTGAAATCCACTTCTAAACTTGAAAACGTTATGGCGCGTGAAGACAATCGCGTCTCTTCATCTCTCCGTAAAGCACAATCCGCAGGAAAATCGTCGAAGAGCTTTGTTTTCGCCGTTAATCTTCAAATCCCTAACAAGGATCAATACAGCGCCGTGATCTATTTCGCTGCGGAAGATCCGATCCCGGCCGGTTCTCTTCTCCACCGGTTTATTCATGGCGATGATTCCTTCAGAAACCAGCGCTTCAAGATCGTGAACCGGATCGAAAAAGGACCGTGGATTGTGAAGAAAACCGTCGGAAATTACAGCGCCTGTTTGCTCGGAAAATCATTAACGTGTAGTTATCACAGAGGTTCAAATTACTTTGAGATCGACGTGGACATCGGAAGCTCGGCTTTGGCGAGCGCGATTTTGCGATTGACATTGCATTACGTAGATTCCGTTACGATCGACATGGGATTTGTGGTGGAAGCAGTGACGGAGGATGAGTTGCCGGAGAGATTAATCGGCGCCATTAGGGTTTCTCAGATTGAGATGGCGGCGGCGACGGAGGTAGAAAAGGCTCCGGGAACGCCGCGGTTGTTAGAGAATGGGAAGGAGGATCAACGGCAGACTTTGAGCAACGACGAAATTGAGGAAAAGAATTTGTGA